One window of Quercus robur chromosome 12, dhQueRobu3.1, whole genome shotgun sequence genomic DNA carries:
- the LOC126710202 gene encoding protein ROH1, whose amino-acid sequence MPATDNQGSFLNRISIRRNQVVSMDGNHEQELEDLELFQKHVADRFADLLSQSEDTLGDGLLSISWLRKLLDVFLCCEAEYKAILLLGRDPSQISKPPLDKLVPEFHDRVVKALDVCNAVSHAVETVRNYQKLAEIAVAALEQRPIGDGQVRRAKKALNSLMILLEEKEGSNHKWTERAWSFGRRSTNATTSSGKDRATSASQFRSLSWSMSRGWSAAKQIQAMSSNLVAPRGGESSSPALPVYIMSTITVFVMWALVAAIPCQERNGLLTHFPVSKQLGWAQSIIALQEKIAEEWKKKKEKNRLAGLLEETQRIERLGLSLIEFADSFQFPPDADRLDEVAVHVAELGETCKKMEKGLVPLQQQIREVFHRIVRSRTEVLDLLDQGGKVTASTM is encoded by the coding sequence ATGCCTGCAACAGATAATCAAGGTTCATTTCTGAATCGAATCAGTATCCGTCGAAACCAAGTGGTTTCTATGGATGGGAACCATGAACAAGAGCTGGAGGACCTCGAGCTTTTTCAGAAACATGTGGCGGATAGGTTCGCCGATCTATTGTCTCAATCCGAGGACACTTTAGGCGATGGGCTCCTATCCATCTCGTGGCTACGCAAACTCCTCGACGTGTTTCTGTGCTGCGAGGCTGAGTACAAGGCCATTTTGTTATTGGGTCGGGACCCTTCTCAGATTTCGAAGCCCCCACTTGATAAACTCGTCCCTGAGTTCCACGATCGAGTGGTGAAAGCTCTCGATGTTTGTAATGCTGTGTCTCATGCTGTCGAGACCGTGAGGAATTACCAGAAGCTGGCTGAGATTGCTGTGGCCGCGTTGGAGCAGAGGCCAATTGGAGATGGACAGGTTCGTCGAGCGAAGAAGGCTTTGAATTCTCTGATGATATTGCTCGAAGAAAAAGAGGGCAGCAACCATAAATGGACGGAGCGAGCTTGGTCTTTTGGTCGAAGAAGTACAAACGCGACGACATCGAGTGGCAAAGACCGTGCGACCTCGGCGAGTCAATTCAGGTCCCTGTCGTGGAGCATGTCGAGGGGTTGGTCTGCCGCGAAGCAAATCCAAGCCATGTCGTCCAATCTCGTCGCGCCGCGTGGCGGCGAGTCCTCGAGCCCGGCTCTACCGGTTTACATAATGAGCACCATCACGGTGTTTGTGATGTGGGCTTTGGTGGCAGCGATACCTTGCCAAGAGAGAAACGGTTTGCTCACTCACTTCCCTGTGTCTAAGCAATTGGGTTGGGCCCAATCGATAATTGCGTTGCAAGAGAAGATCGCAGAGGagtggaagaaaaagaaagagaagaatcGATTGGCTGGGCTATTAGAAGAGACACAAAGGATAGAGAGGTTGGGATTGTCTTTGATCGAATTTGCTGATTCGTTTCAGTTTCCTCCAGATGCTGATCGATTGGATGAAGTGGCGGTTCACGTGGCTGAATTGGGCGAGACTTGTAAGAAAATGGAAAAGGGATTGGTGCCTTTGCAGCAACAAATCAGAGAGGTGTTCCATAGGATTGTGAGGAGCAGGACAGAGGTGCTTGATTTACTCGATCAAGGTGGGAAAGTGACTGCATCCACTATGTAA